TATCCAGTGGGTTAATTAACTGGATAGCTCCCGGAGTCCCCCCGAAGGAGCACCGCCGTGTCCGTCCCCGCCGAAGCCGTCGGGCAACCGAAAAAGGCCGCCACCGCCGCCTGGATCGGCAGCGCCCTGGAGTACTACGACTTCTTCATCTACGGCAGCGCCGCCGCCCTGATCTTCCCGAAGGTGTTCTTCGACGAGTCCGATCCGGCCACCGCGACCCTGCTGTCGCTGGCCACGTTCGGTGTCGCCTACGCGGCCCGGCCGGTCGGCGCGCTCTTCATGGGGCACTTCGGCGACCGGGTCGGCCGTAAGAAGATCATGGTCTTCACGCTGATCCTGATGGGCCTGTCGACCTTCCTCATCGGATGTCTGCCGACCCGCCACCAGGTCGGCACCCTGGCCCCGGTCCTGCTGGTGCTGTGCCGGGTCCTCCAGGGCATCTCGGCGGCCGGCGAGCAGGCCAGCGCCAACTCCATGAGCCTGGAGCACGCGCCGCCGCACCGGCGGGGCTTCTTCACCAGCTTCACGCTCAGCGGCACCCAGGGCGGGCAGCTGCTCGCCACGCTGGTCTTCCTGCCGGTCGCCGCGCTGCCCGAGGACCAACTGCTGTCCTGGGGCTGGCGGGTGCCGTTCTGGCTGAGCGTCGCGGTCGCCGTGGTCGGCTTCGTGATCCGCCGCAAGCTGGACGAGACACCGGCCTTCGAGCAGCAGGCCGCCTCCGAGGGCGTCGTGAAGCTGCCGCTGGCGGTGCTGCTGCGGGAGCACTGGGCGGACGTACTGCGGGTGATCGGCGGCGCGGTCATCGCCTCGGTGTCGACGATCTTCACGGTGTGGGCGCTGGCGTACGCGACGAGCGACGCGGTCGGGATGAGCCGTTCCTCGATGCTGTGGGTGGGCGCGCTCGCCAACCTCGTCGCGCTCGCCGCGATCCCGCTGTGGGCCACCCTGTCGGACCGCGTCGGCCGGCGCCCGGTCTTCCTGATCGGCGCGGTGGGCAGCGCGGTGACGATGTTCCTGTACCTGTGGGCGATCTCCACGGGCAACTACCCGCTGACGCTGCTGCTCGGCATCGTCGCCTTCGGCGTCGTCTACAGCGCGGCGAACGGGGTGTGGCCGGCCTTCTACGGCGAGATGTTCTCCACCCGGGTCCGGCTGTCCGGCATGGCGATCGGCACGCAGATCGGCTTCGCCGTGGCCGGCTTCGCGGTGACCTTCGCGGCGCGGATCGCGGGGCCCGACGGTACGGACTGGTCGTCGGTCGCGCTGTTCACGGCGGCCCTGTGCGTCCCGCCGGTGATCGCCGCCCTGACCGCCCGCGAGACCCACAAGGTCGCCACGGAGGACCTCGGCACCCGCACCACCGGGGAGGCCGCCCGCCCGGAGACGGTGACGGCCTGAGCCACCGCGACCTTCCGAGCCCCCGGGCCCCCGGATCCCCTGGCGGGACCGGGGGCCCTCACGTGTTGCTCCACCCCCGGGTGCACAGCACCAGGCGGTACCCGTCCGGGTCCTCGACCGTGACGCCCCACTCGTTCCAGTACGGGTTCGGCGAGGGGACCCGCTTGCCGCCGTGCGCCTCCAGGCGGGCGACCAGGTCGTCCGGGACCGGGCCGTCGACGTAGACCACCAGGAGGTCCTCCTCGGTGGGACGGGGTTCGACGGGGCTGCCCTGTTCATGGACGAGTTCCAGGTGCCAGCCGGCGTCCGGCCAGCCGAGCATCAGCAGATCGTGCTCGCCGGGTTCCGGGCCGCCCTCGGCACGCCATACGACACCGAGGCCGAGGCCCTCGACCCAGAACCGCTCGGCGGCGGCCAGGTCCCGGGAAGGGCGGGCGATGCGGATGTGGCTGCGGCCGTTCACGGGCATGGTGACCTCTTCGTCCGGTGTCGGTGTGCCGGTCAGCGTAGGCAGCCGAT
Above is a window of Streptomyces griseorubiginosus DNA encoding:
- a CDS encoding VOC family protein, whose product is MPVNGRSHIRIARPSRDLAAAERFWVEGLGLGVVWRAEGGPEPGEHDLLMLGWPDAGWHLELVHEQGSPVEPRPTEEDLLVVYVDGPVPDDLVARLEAHGGKRVPSPNPYWNEWGVTVEDPDGYRLVLCTRGWSNT
- a CDS encoding MFS transporter, translated to MSVPAEAVGQPKKAATAAWIGSALEYYDFFIYGSAAALIFPKVFFDESDPATATLLSLATFGVAYAARPVGALFMGHFGDRVGRKKIMVFTLILMGLSTFLIGCLPTRHQVGTLAPVLLVLCRVLQGISAAGEQASANSMSLEHAPPHRRGFFTSFTLSGTQGGQLLATLVFLPVAALPEDQLLSWGWRVPFWLSVAVAVVGFVIRRKLDETPAFEQQAASEGVVKLPLAVLLREHWADVLRVIGGAVIASVSTIFTVWALAYATSDAVGMSRSSMLWVGALANLVALAAIPLWATLSDRVGRRPVFLIGAVGSAVTMFLYLWAISTGNYPLTLLLGIVAFGVVYSAANGVWPAFYGEMFSTRVRLSGMAIGTQIGFAVAGFAVTFAARIAGPDGTDWSSVALFTAALCVPPVIAALTARETHKVATEDLGTRTTGEAARPETVTA